The following nucleotide sequence is from Cricetulus griseus strain 17A/GY chromosome 9, alternate assembly CriGri-PICRH-1.0, whole genome shotgun sequence.
CTGCAGACCCTAACTTGGTtcctcccccccccttctctGTTCTCCCAGCAGGCCAAGCTCCATTGCTGGCTCCTGGCCAGGTGGGCGTGTCACCTGTGCCTAGCCCccagctgcctcctgcctgcACAGCCCCTGGAGGTCCCGTCATAACAGCGTTTTACCCTGGCAGCCCCGCACCCACCTCAGCACCCCTGGGCCCACCTTCCCAAGCTCctccaagcctggtctacactgtggCCACCAGCACCACCCCACCTGCTGCTACCATTCTGCCCAAGGGCCCACCAGCCTCTGCCACTGCCACTCCAGCCCCCACTAgtcctttccctagtgccacagGTGGGTGTCGGGGAAATTCTGGGGCACGGTTCGTGGGAGTTGGAGAATTGAGGGGGTGGGCTCCAGTGAGGCCTGGCTCAGTAGATGTTCCTTTCCTTCCCAGCAGGCTCCATGACCTACAGCTTAGTGGCTCCCAAGGCTCAGAGGCCCAGCCCAAAGGCCCCCCAGAAGGTGAAGGCAGCCATCGCCAGCATTCCCGTGGGGTCTTTTGAGTCAGGCACCACTGGGCGGCCTGGACCTACACCCCGACAGTCTCTGGACTCTGGTGCAGCCCGAGAACCAGCTGCCCCAGAATCAGAGCTTGAGGGGCAGCCCCCGCCCCCagtccccccacctcccccagagACCTGGCCTGCTGCCCGGAGCAGTCCCCCGCCACCCCTGCCTGCTGAGGAGCGACCTGGCACCAAAGGCCCTGAGACTGTAAGTATCTAACTGGCTGGTCGCACTGCTTGCCACTTTCTGTCCTTTTTTCCTCCATGTGTCCCTGCCTGTCTGCTGTGTCTCATCCTCTTTGGGGTCTGCATTCTGGGTATTGTGGCCTTCAGAGGCCGAGGGCTTGTCTCACTTCTCATCTTGCTTTATCTTGCTCCTGGTTATTGGCTCAtgatctccccaccccactccctttTTGAGTCTGGGTTTCTTGTAGCCTAAGCTGGTCTAACACTCTGGCaatacagagtgctgggattacaggcacgagTTCCcattacttcttttttaaaatgcctcaaactcagagatccatctgcctctgcctccccattaaaggcgtgcgccaccaaggcctggcttaAAATGCAGTCCTTCTAATTCTAAGCCCAGTGTTTTTGCTTGTCCCCACCCCAGGCCAGCAAATTCCCCAGCTCATCTTCAGACTGGAGAGtccctgggctgggcctggagaGTCGTGGGGAGCCTCCCGCTCCTCCCAGCCCAGCGCCTGCTCCTGCGACAGTCCCTAGTGGGAGCaacagtggcagtggcagtggcagcagTGAGGGCAGTAGTGGGAGGGCAGCTGGGGACACACCTGAGCGCAAGGAAGTGACTGGTTCTGTGAAGAAGATGAAGGTGCGGCCCCCACCCCTGAAGAAGACCTTTGACTCTGTGGACAAGTGAGCAggggctgggaccctggaggaCTGCCTGGGGCTGATGGGAGAAGGGGCAGCTGCAGGTGGAGACAAAAGAGGTGACCCTGCTGGCCCTCCAGCAGGGTCCTGTCAGAAGTGGACTTTGAAGAGCGGTTTGCTGAGCTGCCCGAGTTTCGGCCAGAGGAGGTGCTGCCCTCACCCACCCTGCAGTCTCTGGCCACCTCGCCTCGGGCCATCCTTGGCTCCTATCGCAAGAAGAGGAAGAACTCCACTGGTAGGCCGGCAGCCCTGGCACCTAAGTGAGTTGGGGGCACAGCAGGGGCCGCCTCCACTAAAGCTCAGTCTGCTTGTTTGGCCAGACCTGGACTCGGCGCCTGAGGACCCCACCTCGCCCAAGCGCAAGATGAGGAGACGTTCGAGCTGTAGCTCCGAACCCAACACCCCGAAGAGTGCCAAGTGCGAGGGTGACATCTTCACCTTTGACCGCACAGGTGCCAGAGTTGAGGAGACCAAGGGCTTCCAGGAGTAGTGGTATCATGAGGGTAGTGGGGACAGGCTCAGTCAAGACTGACCTGGTTCAGAGCTGGCAAGGCTTGGTGGGCACCTAGATGATGGCAGGGAGCCGTGAGTGAACAACCTCCCTTTGCTCGGGCAGGCACTGAGACTGAGGACGTGCTCGGGGAGCTGGAGTATGAGAAAGTGCCCTACTCCTCACTGCGGCGCACCCTGGACCAACGCAGGGCCCTGGTCATGCAGCTCTTCCAGGACCATGGCTTCTTCCCATCAGGTGAGAGAGGCTCTTGGGAATCAATCAACTCACGCATGGGGCCTTGACCACGCGTCTCTCTCACCGTCCTCTGTCCCCAGCCCAGGCCACAGCAGCCTTCCAAGCCCGCTATGCAGACATCTTCCCATCCAAGGTGTGTCTGCAGCTGAAGATCCGAGAGGTCCGACAGAAGATCATGCAGGCAGCCACTCCCACAGAGCAGCCCCCTGGGGCTGAGGCCCCTCTCCCCGGACCACCCCCAACTGGCATGGCTGCTACTCCTGTCCCCACTCCCAGCCCTGCTGGGGGTCCTGATCCCACCTCTCCAGGCTCGGACTCTGGCACTGCCCAAACTGCCCCTCCACTGCCTCCACCCCCAGAACCTGGGCCTGGACAGCCTGGCTGGGAGGGGGCTCCCcaaccctccccacctccctccggCCCCTCCACAGCTGCCACAGGCAGGTGAGAGGCTCTTGAAAAGATCCCAGGACCTACAGTACCCCCCTCAGGATATGGACAGTAGAGATGGCAGGGATTGGGGGCCAGACAGTGGGATAGTTACCTCCTCCCCAGTAAGCCATTTGTCCTTTCCGGTCTGGCGTGGACTGTGGCCTGTTCCCCTTGTATATGTTCTTCCCTCCctttgctgggggggggggagggcagcaGGCACAGACTCCCTCCACAGAGCTCTTGTACATAACCTGAAGTGTGTGACCTTCAGAGCTTTTCCCGTGTACTTTATGCAGAGTGGCTCCTGTGAGGGCTGCGAGCTGGAGGATAATAGTGTGAGCCTTGGGCCACAGGGAGATGCCTGTGGAGTAGTGGGGAGTTCATGCATCCCCCTTTTTCCCCAGAGGGGCTGGACTCAGGttagtttggggtggggggggctccTGCACTTTGCCACAGGCATGGGGAGGATTTTCCCCACCCTTTGCCCTCCCAACTTGGGTTGTACTTTCTAAGAAGGTGATTTCCCCTCCACTGTCCCCCGTCCCCAGAACAGAACATGTTGATCATGTGCAATATTTCTTTACTGTGCCGAGAAGCCGCAATGACCGAGATTAAAGCCGTTTAACACACCCGTGGCTGCCGGCGTGTTTCTCAAGCGCTGCTGCCATGCTGCTTTTCCCAGGCCATCATGGGGCAGTTCCAAGACTGCCACTATGCCATCAATAGCCTGTTAGGGTCAAGGGACTTTGGGCTGACATCTTTGCCTCTGTGAGTGAGGCAGCCTGGGCAGTCTTGAGAACTGTGCCCGCCTGCCTATCCAGCAGGCAGCAGCTTGGTAGACAGACCGTGTGCTGTGAGAAAGGTACTTTACCACTACTGGTCATAGTTGGTTTCACTCAAACATTCCAAGAGGCACAACTCAGGAGGCCAATTTGGGGTCATGGGCTATCTATCCTCAGTGACTGACTGCTGCCAGGAGAGGAGTCCACCTGAGACAGAGTTAGCCTCTTGTGCGCAGGAATTAGTCGTGGAGGGTGTGGAAGGTCTCAAGTGGCATCTGAACTTGGGCCAGGGCACCAGGAAGTTAGTATCAGCTGGGACTGCTCCCTGAAGGGACAGCTTGGGGGTGATGGTGGGATTTGATGGTGTTGGGACACTTGCAGAGATTATGCCAACTGACTTTGATCCCAATGGTAATAATGGCAAACTGGCTCCACCCAGAACTTGCCCAAAGCATACTACTGAAATTCAACTGACTGCAAGAACCAGAATGTCTTGGTGGATTAATGATGTCTGCTTCAGGTACAATTGAAACACCCGAATTAACTACAGGGTCTAGGATCTGGCTGATGGTGGTACCTAGACGAGCCTAGCCATAAAGAAAGAAACgagcaggaggaggaaaagaatttAATGTCATGGGAAGGAAAGACACTTAGGGTGTGGTCTCTGACAGAGGGGTGCCTTGGCCCTGGTCTTGGGCCAGGAGTCGAAGAAGCAAGGAGTGCAGGGCCCGGCAAACAGGTGTGTACCCCAAGCGGCTCAGATGTAGGTAATCGTACATGTCATGGTGGCTAATGGTGCCGTCAGAGTGCACAAAGCCAGGGTCTGCATCTAAGAAGTGGGCTCGGGGGTGGCCAGCTAACGCTGCCCGGACCAGCTCGTTTACCTGTCGGTTTTTCTCCCGAAGTGGGTTGGGGTGCTGGCCCCTTGGAAGCAGGCCCTGAGGAGGAACACCAACAGTAAGTTGTCAGATCAGCATCCCTGAACCAAACTGTCCACCCCAGGAACTTCTCAACTGTAAAATTGTTTAGGGATGTGAAAATAGAATAGTTCTGGATACCACATCCCAGCTCCAGAGATGACTCATAAAAGCCATGCCCAGGGTGGTCTCTTCAGAGGTGGAAGTGTCTTAGCTACAAGTGATGACCCTTCACTTACTCCAGGACTGTCTGACAAGTTTTTTGAGTTTTCTAATACTCAAAATACCCAGCATCCCTTTGGGTAACAGGCTAACTGGTCCCTGAACACATCCTCAGTCACAACCActctttgaagacagggtctctgcacAGCCCCTTGCTGTCCTCGctgcatagaccaggctagcctcttaactcacagagacctgcctgcctctgcctctggagcactgggGTTTAAGGTGTGTGCAATCACACCCAGCTCAtagccactcttttttttttttttttttggtttgagtGTGGAAATCACCCACCAGACACTTTTCTGGAAAGCCATTGTGCCAAGTTGCCTTTCAGAAGTGTGTCAAGTACAGCTAGCTGCTTCTTGGGGGTCCCACATCAcaaccacacttttttttttttttttttaaagacggGGCCCTGTTGTGTTGCCTGGAATAACCTCAATCTgtaggatccacctgcctcaggctctAGAATGCCACAATTACAGGTATTGGCCACCATGACCGGCTGCCACTTTTCCTTTCCCACCCTCCCAAGCTCTCACCAGCACAACCACCCGTGCCTGGGGCTGCAGCTTGTTCACAAGTTGTACAATGGCTTTGATGCCACCTGTCACCTGCTCGGCTGTGTGGCTGTGGTTGTTGGTGCCCACCCAGACCACTACAATCTGTGGAAAGAGTGACACAAGGCAACCGTGAGGAGCAGGCAGAAGGCGTGTTAACTCGCCACCCAAGCCTTGCTCACCTTGGGCCGGATGTGCTCCAGCTCCCCATTCTCCAGCCGCCAGAGTACATGCTGTGTGCTGTCCCCACCAATGCCAAAGTTAAGCGCGTGCAGAGGAGAGAAGAGCTCCCGCCAGATCTGTGGGCAAGAAATGATGTATGCACTGGTCACCAACCTTTGCCCGGCGGATTACTAAACGCTAGCTACTGTGGATTAACCCGACTCTATGAACGAAGTCTGGTGAAATCTCACCTCAAATAAAACTCCAGTAGAGAAAACTCCATTTTATGGAACCTATTAGTGTCTTGCTTTCACCAAGACCCCGCAGAAGttacatttcattttacaaaaaTCCTGTCTGCTTGAGCCATACATGGAGTGCGGAACAGCAACACAACTGAATCTCACGGTGAAAAAAGCCATTATGGCCTACCTGTCTAGGCAAAGATTTGATGACTGACAGTCTTTGCGGAATACCATTATAACTGACCTTCACTTTCTGTAAAGCTATTACAACTTTGTGTAAACCCAACAGGGGATGTGCTCTACTTtaagcaaacaataaaaagccTCACCTTAGGCAATCTCGAAGGAAATTGTCAATTTAAGCCTTGATAAAGCCAAACCCAACCCGACAAACtcaacacacacactccactctcAGCAGAATATTGCATTTACAGGAGATTGTTAGATTCCTGCTACCAGGAgcatttctgtaccccactacTTTGTCCGGCCTGAGGTCTGGACCCAAAGTGCTAATGAGGCTACATGCGTGTGTGAGGAAGGGCAGACCCTCACCTCACACTGGTGCATTAGCTGGACCAAGGAGTCCCCGATGAAGACAACTTCTGGTTCCTTGTCTTTGCTGTCCGCCACGAATCGATGGTGCTGCAGGGAAACCAAGAGTCACTGGCACGCATGCTCCAGGCCCCGCCCCACCCTGCTTGCACAGGTTGGACAATCAAAACCTGGCTTCCCACCGAGGTGAAGACGAGGACGCCACGAAGGAGAAGTTCCCTAGAAgcacaccccccaccaccaccacccccaccacgtCCCTAACCGTGAAGACCGCGTGGGGTCACTCACCAGAGACATCCAGCGCCCGTCGCCCTGCGCGTCCTGCACAGGCGTGGGCTTGCTGGCCGGGTTCTCTTCTCCGCTCATCCTCAACACCGCAGCCTCTGCGGAAGAGAGTGGGGTCCGCCGGGGACGCTCCGCGGGGACGTGGATCCGCCACGCCCACCCCTCCCTCCCGGGCCAACACAATGGACCGTCCCGTTGCGCTCGCTCGCTCGTTCGCACGCTCGCACGCTCGCACGCACGCTCGCAGGGCGAGGGCCAAGCCCGGACGCAGCCTCCTCTCGCAGAATGGGAACCGTCACATAGGAAGGAGTCCCCGCTCCCCTCCCCCGACGGAGGCCGCGCGATGGGCTCG
It contains:
- the Pafah1b3 gene encoding platelet-activating factor acetylhydrolase IB subunit gamma isoform X2, which translates into the protein MGYTHPRRWSLPEFSGPAANGLLPRGSAAGLSLLLVGFSEAAVLRMSGEENPASKPTPVQDAQGDGRWMSLHHRFVADSKDKEPEVVFIGDSLVQLMHQCEIWRELFSPLHALNFGIGGDSTQHVLWRLENGELEHIRPKIVVVWVGTNNHSHTAEQVTGGIKAIVQLVNKLQPQARVVVLGLLPRGQHPNPLREKNRQVNELVRAALAGHPRAHFLDADPGFVHSDGTISHHDMYDYLHLSRLGYTPVCRALHSLLLRLLAQDQGQGTPLSETTP
- the Pafah1b3 gene encoding platelet-activating factor acetylhydrolase IB subunit gamma isoform X3, which translates into the protein MGYTHPRRWSLPEFSGPAANGLLPRGSAAGLSLLLVGFSEAAVLRMSGEENPASKPTPVQDAQGDGRWMSLHHRFVADSKDKEPEVVFIGDSLVQLMHQCEIWRELFSPLHALNFGIGGDSTQHVLWRLENGELEHIRPKGLLPRGQHPNPLREKNRQVNELVRAALAGHPRAHFLDADPGFVHSDGTISHHDMYDYLHLSRLGYTPVCRALHSLLLRLLAQDQGQGTPLSETTP